The following are encoded in a window of Nibricoccus aquaticus genomic DNA:
- a CDS encoding GH1 family beta-glucosidase — MISYACPFPENFVWGVATAAPQIEGAAFEDGKGESIWDRYTRIPGKVLKGDTLDVACDHYHKFNEDFALMRRLGVKSYRLSLAWPRIFPQGDGSVNQAGLDFYHRLFDAMAENDITPWVTLFHWDLPQALEDRGGWTSRVTVDAFAKYADTVVKAFGGKVKNWITLNEIRCFTVLAYKNGGPKAPGRTESDAVVNQTYHHALLCHGHGVRAVREFGGRGARVGLTDNCDVCIPVSETPRDIAAARQWFTERNLHILGAIYGGGYSPAYLERVGADAPKTEAGDFKLISMPTDFLGLNIYTATHVRAGAAGGYEVVTLPVNYPRADSVWLNLVPQCMYWATRMVRDVYGASSIYVTENGCGYDEEPVIGGEVNDLHRREYLRAHLRELHRAVADGVPIHGYFLWSFMDNYEWEDGYTRRFGVVHCDFATQVRTPKLSALWYAKVMEANRIL; from the coding sequence ATGATTTCTTACGCCTGCCCGTTTCCTGAAAACTTCGTGTGGGGTGTCGCCACCGCTGCGCCGCAGATCGAGGGAGCTGCGTTTGAGGACGGCAAGGGCGAGTCAATCTGGGATCGGTACACACGCATCCCGGGCAAGGTGCTGAAGGGCGACACGCTCGATGTGGCGTGCGATCATTATCATAAATTCAACGAAGACTTCGCGCTGATGCGGCGGCTTGGTGTGAAGAGCTACCGGCTGTCGCTCGCGTGGCCGCGCATTTTTCCGCAGGGCGATGGCTCGGTGAATCAGGCGGGGCTGGATTTTTATCACCGGCTTTTCGATGCGATGGCGGAGAATGACATCACACCGTGGGTGACTCTTTTTCACTGGGATTTGCCGCAGGCGCTGGAGGATCGCGGGGGGTGGACTTCGCGCGTGACGGTCGATGCGTTTGCGAAATATGCCGACACTGTGGTGAAGGCTTTTGGCGGGAAGGTGAAAAACTGGATCACCTTGAACGAGATTCGCTGCTTCACAGTGCTCGCGTATAAAAATGGAGGCCCGAAAGCGCCGGGACGGACGGAGTCGGACGCGGTGGTGAATCAGACTTACCATCATGCGCTGCTTTGCCACGGGCATGGCGTGCGCGCGGTGCGTGAGTTCGGTGGACGCGGTGCGCGGGTGGGGCTCACGGATAATTGCGATGTCTGTATCCCGGTCTCGGAGACGCCGCGCGACATCGCGGCGGCGCGGCAGTGGTTCACGGAGAGAAATCTCCATATCCTCGGAGCGATTTATGGCGGAGGTTACTCGCCTGCTTATCTGGAGCGCGTGGGAGCTGATGCGCCAAAGACGGAGGCGGGGGATTTTAAATTGATCAGCATGCCGACGGATTTTCTCGGGCTGAATATCTATACGGCAACGCATGTGCGCGCGGGAGCGGCGGGTGGTTATGAAGTGGTGACGCTGCCTGTGAATTATCCCCGCGCAGACAGCGTGTGGCTGAATTTGGTACCGCAGTGCATGTATTGGGCGACGCGGATGGTGCGCGATGTTTATGGAGCTAGCTCGATCTACGTGACGGAGAACGGCTGCGGTTACGATGAAGAGCCCGTCATCGGTGGGGAAGTGAACGATCTGCACCGGCGTGAGTATCTCCGGGCGCATCTGCGCGAGCTACATCGCGCGGTGGCCGATGGTGTGCCGATCCACGGGTATTTCCTTTGGTCGTTCATGGACAACTATGAGTGGGAAGATGGCTACACACGGCGCTTCGGCGTGGTGCATTGCGACTTCGCCACACAGGTGCGCACGCCGAAACTGTCGGCGCTGTGGTACGCGAAGGTGATGGAGGCGAATCGCATTCTTTGA
- a CDS encoding glycoside hydrolase family 9 protein, whose protein sequence is MRLTFLLTLLTLGLVAHAADKPLNLTPGAAIRVNSIGFLPTSTKQATALATAKTFRVLRIDSTGEQEVFSATASAPLQTATTDTRETLRTLDFSAVTEPGRYLIEVPDLGRSAPFTIGNDLWNVPFTTVTRAMYLWRCGTEVTGTHNGVTYHQHACHLADGWLDHVGGGHTRRASTGGWHDAGDYNKYVVNAGVTVGLMLKALEHFPNRISALNLGIPESANTTPDLLDEIRWELEWLFTMQLEDGRVYHKLSSPDFRFWGPAANDKDPRYLAPWGTNATAHFTAMMAAAARHFRAHDAAFADRCLKAAELSWACLLKHPQQIDPDQSAFQTGGYGAPDHSARLWAAAELWETTGDAAVLREFEIRASKVAFSENGPGWGDVNDLGLATYLRSGHTTKESDPRNPALVRRLTDDLIAHADRAVTTAASNSHSRPLGVERQDWSWGCNGNVAGQTLQLHLADRLHPDPRYRETALLALGHLFGRNYHGRSYVTGLGANPPQHPHDRRGEPAWPGYLVGGAWPDGRSWVDELGSYERNEIAINWNAALIYALAAFVEPAAK, encoded by the coding sequence ATGCGCCTCACTTTCTTGCTCACGCTTCTCACGCTCGGCCTCGTCGCTCACGCCGCCGACAAACCACTCAACCTAACCCCCGGCGCCGCCATCCGCGTTAACAGTATCGGCTTTCTCCCCACATCGACCAAACAAGCCACCGCCCTCGCCACCGCCAAAACCTTCCGCGTTCTCCGCATCGACTCCACCGGCGAACAAGAAGTCTTCTCCGCCACCGCCAGTGCACCGCTCCAAACCGCCACTACCGACACACGCGAAACGCTCCGCACCCTCGATTTCAGCGCCGTCACAGAACCCGGCCGCTACCTCATCGAAGTTCCAGACCTCGGTCGCTCCGCTCCCTTCACCATCGGCAACGATCTCTGGAACGTCCCTTTCACCACTGTCACCCGCGCCATGTACCTCTGGCGCTGCGGCACCGAAGTCACCGGCACGCACAACGGCGTCACCTACCATCAGCACGCCTGCCACCTCGCAGACGGCTGGCTCGATCACGTCGGCGGCGGCCACACGAGACGCGCCTCCACCGGCGGCTGGCACGACGCAGGCGACTACAACAAATACGTCGTCAACGCCGGCGTCACCGTCGGCCTCATGCTCAAGGCCCTCGAACATTTCCCCAACCGCATCTCCGCCTTGAATCTCGGCATCCCCGAAAGCGCCAACACCACACCCGATCTCCTCGACGAAATCCGCTGGGAGCTCGAATGGCTCTTCACCATGCAGCTCGAGGACGGCCGCGTTTATCACAAACTCAGCTCACCCGATTTCCGTTTCTGGGGCCCCGCCGCCAACGACAAAGACCCGCGCTACCTCGCTCCGTGGGGCACCAATGCCACCGCGCACTTCACCGCGATGATGGCCGCCGCCGCCCGCCACTTCCGCGCTCACGACGCAGCCTTCGCCGACCGGTGCCTCAAAGCCGCCGAACTCAGCTGGGCCTGCCTGCTCAAGCACCCGCAGCAAATCGACCCTGACCAAAGCGCCTTTCAAACCGGCGGCTACGGCGCGCCCGATCACTCCGCCCGCCTCTGGGCCGCCGCCGAACTCTGGGAAACCACCGGCGACGCCGCCGTCCTCCGCGAATTCGAAATCCGCGCCTCCAAAGTCGCCTTCTCCGAAAACGGTCCGGGCTGGGGCGACGTCAACGACCTCGGCCTAGCCACGTATCTACGTTCCGGGCACACCACCAAAGAAAGCGATCCGCGCAACCCTGCGCTCGTCCGTCGCCTGACCGATGACTTGATCGCCCACGCCGACCGCGCCGTCACCACCGCCGCCTCCAACTCCCACTCCCGCCCGCTCGGTGTCGAGCGCCAGGACTGGTCTTGGGGCTGCAACGGCAACGTCGCCGGCCAAACCCTCCAGCTCCACCTCGCCGACCGCCTCCACCCCGATCCCCGCTATCGCGAAACCGCCCTGCTCGCGCTCGGCCACCTGTTCGGCCGCAACTATCACGGCCGCTCCTATGTGACCGGTCTCGGCGCGAATCCGCCGCAACATCCGCACGACCGCCGCGGCGAACCCGCCTGGCCCGGCTACCTCGTCGGCGGTGCCTGGCCCGACGGACGCAGCTGGGTGGACGAACTCGGCAGCTACGAGCGCAACGAAATCGCCATCAACTGGAACGCCGCACTCATCTACGCCCTCGCCGCCTTCGTAGAGCCAGCAGCAAAGTAA
- a CDS encoding WD40/YVTN/BNR-like repeat-containing protein, whose amino-acid sequence MMPLFRPRSLIITLLGVAAICASTLSAAPAKPAFTNYTWRNVPITGGGFVSGIVFNSTQPGLIYARTDVGGAYRWLPDKSRWLPLNDDLGTEDTELLGIVSLATDPLEPQRVYLAAGQYLADWGKNSAILSSTDYGATWQRTPLPFKLGGNADGRSTGERLQIDPHKNNRLLLGTNQDGLWLSEDFALTWKKITRFPVASITLTLFDHLSGSAGNPTPVIYVGVNDLKGPALFRSTDTGKTWNPVPGQPSGLIPHHAAIATDGILYLTYGDYLGPNDVTRGAVWKYSPSDNRWTDISPAQPGMLDRDTFGYAGLALDAKNPGNLLVSTLNRWTLGDEIFRSTDSGATWKPILSSAPQGTSTAPYVAKLKPHWIGDLDLDPFDSARAYFVTGYGIFGTDNATATDSGGITRWSFAATVGIEETVPLALISPPEGAPLVSAIGDFGGFRHDNLNAVTPRGTHAPMYGTNLSIEFAENAPAKIVRTHSGPTRASLSLDGALTWIDFPSAPPTALKNGPGKIAISTDGKTLLWLPKKSAPFFSTDDGTTWTASIGAFVSAADYRNDTPVADRVDPSKFYLYDQTTGTAYYSHDGARSFKKSATRIPAAGTTPKSVPGHAGHIWIPTESGIYRSTDGGVTYSKMENILSASALGFGKPAAGQRHPAIYLAGKIPPYHAIFRSDDGGLTWLVLNTARTRFGFINVITGDSRTHGRVYLGTGGRGLLVGEPAR is encoded by the coding sequence ATGATGCCCCTCTTTCGCCCCCGCTCCCTCATCATCACGCTTCTCGGCGTGGCCGCTATCTGTGCCTCCACGCTTTCCGCCGCGCCCGCCAAACCAGCATTCACCAACTACACCTGGCGCAACGTCCCCATCACCGGCGGCGGTTTCGTCTCCGGCATCGTCTTCAACTCCACCCAACCCGGCCTCATCTACGCCCGCACCGACGTCGGCGGCGCATATCGGTGGCTCCCCGACAAGTCTCGCTGGCTCCCGCTCAACGACGATCTCGGCACCGAAGACACCGAACTCCTCGGCATCGTCAGCCTCGCCACAGATCCGCTCGAACCGCAACGCGTGTACCTCGCCGCCGGTCAGTACCTCGCCGACTGGGGGAAAAACTCCGCCATCCTCAGCTCCACTGACTACGGCGCCACCTGGCAACGCACTCCCCTGCCCTTCAAACTCGGTGGCAATGCCGACGGCCGCTCCACCGGCGAACGCCTCCAGATCGATCCGCATAAAAACAACCGTCTCCTCCTCGGCACCAATCAGGACGGCCTATGGCTGAGCGAAGACTTCGCGCTAACCTGGAAAAAAATCACCCGCTTCCCCGTCGCGAGCATCACGCTAACACTCTTCGACCACCTCAGCGGCTCCGCTGGCAACCCGACTCCCGTGATCTACGTCGGCGTCAACGACCTCAAAGGCCCCGCGCTCTTTCGCAGCACCGACACCGGCAAAACCTGGAACCCCGTCCCAGGCCAGCCCTCCGGCCTGATCCCTCACCACGCCGCCATCGCCACCGACGGCATACTCTACCTCACCTACGGAGACTACCTCGGCCCCAACGACGTCACCCGCGGCGCCGTCTGGAAATATTCCCCTTCCGACAACCGCTGGACCGACATCTCTCCCGCGCAACCCGGCATGCTCGATCGCGACACCTTCGGCTACGCCGGCCTCGCCCTCGACGCGAAAAACCCCGGCAACCTCCTCGTCTCCACGCTCAACCGCTGGACCCTCGGCGACGAAATCTTCCGCAGCACCGACTCGGGTGCCACCTGGAAACCCATCCTCTCTTCCGCGCCGCAAGGCACCTCTACCGCTCCCTACGTCGCGAAACTCAAACCCCACTGGATCGGCGATCTCGACTTAGATCCCTTCGATTCCGCCCGCGCGTATTTCGTTACCGGTTACGGAATCTTCGGCACCGACAACGCCACCGCCACCGACTCCGGCGGCATCACCCGCTGGAGCTTCGCCGCCACCGTCGGCATTGAGGAAACCGTCCCGCTCGCCCTCATCAGTCCACCCGAAGGAGCTCCTCTCGTTAGCGCCATCGGCGACTTCGGCGGGTTCCGCCACGATAACCTCAACGCAGTCACTCCTCGCGGCACCCACGCGCCCATGTACGGCACCAATCTCTCCATCGAGTTCGCCGAAAACGCCCCCGCCAAAATCGTCCGCACCCACTCCGGCCCCACCCGCGCCTCACTCTCACTCGACGGCGCTCTCACCTGGATCGACTTTCCGTCCGCCCCTCCCACGGCCCTGAAAAACGGCCCGGGCAAAATCGCCATCTCCACCGACGGCAAAACCCTCCTCTGGCTCCCAAAAAAATCTGCCCCCTTTTTCTCCACCGACGACGGCACGACTTGGACCGCCTCCATCGGCGCTTTCGTCTCCGCCGCCGACTACCGCAACGACACTCCCGTCGCCGACCGTGTCGATCCGTCCAAATTCTACCTCTACGACCAGACCACCGGCACCGCCTACTACAGCCACGACGGTGCGCGCTCCTTCAAAAAATCCGCCACCCGGATTCCCGCCGCAGGCACCACGCCCAAATCCGTCCCCGGCCACGCCGGCCACATCTGGATTCCCACCGAGTCCGGCATCTACCGCTCAACCGACGGCGGTGTGACCTACTCGAAAATGGAAAACATCCTCTCCGCCTCCGCCCTCGGCTTCGGCAAACCTGCCGCAGGCCAGCGCCACCCCGCGATCTACCTCGCCGGGAAAATCCCGCCCTACCACGCCATCTTCCGCTCCGACGACGGCGGCCTCACCTGGCTCGTCCTCAACACCGCCCGCACCCGCTTCGGCTTCATCAACGTCATCACCGGGGATAGCCGCACTCACGGCCGCGTTTACCTCGGCACCGGCGGCCGCGGCCTCCTCGTCGGCGAACCCGCTCGCTAA
- the yicI gene encoding alpha-xylosidase produces MKFTDGQWILQPGVSAFYPAEVHDVTTEGESLVVHAPTRPIKHRGDTLGGPLLTVTLSAPMDDVVRVRLEHFVGTEDRNPQIPLQPVAAPKVVIENRKDAASLRSGGLTVRLKRDGWEIVFEGGGRTLTKSGWRGLGYIQWPGHGNFVHEQLNLGVGECVYGLGERFTAFVKNGQVVENDNKDGGTASEQAYKSVPFYMTNRGYGVLVNSTGPVSFEVASEKVARVQFSQPGESLEYFLIYGPTPKEILRKLTALTGRPALPPAWTFGLWLTTSFTTSYDEATCVSFIEGMKSRDLPLSVFHFDCFWMREFDWCNFQWDPRTFPDPAGMLKRLHERGLKISLWINPYIGQRSVLFEEGRKGGFFIKKKDGSVWQTDLWQPGMAIVDFTNPAACQWFGDHLRRLAAMGVDSFKTDFGERIPTEGIVYHDGSDPVGMHNFYPILYNEVVFKVLEEIRGKGEAALFARSSYASGQRFPIHWGGDSWSTLESMAESLRGGLSLSMCGFGYWSHDIGGFEGLPPAAVYKRWVAFGLMSSHSRLHGSSSYRVPWNYDDDACDVLRFFTKLKCRLMPYLYAAAGEAHREGIPMMRPMQLEFPHDPACDTLDRQYMLGGSLLVAPVFSEDGWVDYYLPEGRWTHLLSGEVQEGGRWRRAQHGFLSLGLFVRDNTVLALGATDARPDYDYADDVTIHAYELADGSEASCRVTDLKGAERAEIKVRREGNRYEANVVSGQIGRWSLAVGGSFANAAQPAVSSKRVVANGRSAVIAS; encoded by the coding sequence ATGAAATTCACCGATGGTCAGTGGATACTTCAGCCCGGCGTCAGTGCTTTTTATCCGGCGGAAGTTCACGATGTCACGACTGAGGGCGAGAGCCTGGTCGTCCATGCGCCGACGAGGCCGATCAAGCATCGCGGGGACACGTTGGGCGGGCCGTTGCTGACGGTGACGTTGAGCGCGCCGATGGATGATGTGGTGCGGGTGCGGCTGGAGCACTTCGTCGGGACGGAGGATCGCAATCCGCAGATCCCGTTGCAGCCGGTGGCGGCACCGAAGGTCGTCATCGAGAACCGCAAGGATGCGGCGTCGCTGCGTTCGGGCGGACTGACGGTGCGTTTGAAGCGCGATGGATGGGAAATCGTTTTTGAGGGTGGCGGGCGTACATTGACGAAGAGCGGCTGGCGTGGACTCGGCTATATCCAGTGGCCGGGGCATGGGAATTTCGTTCACGAGCAGCTCAATCTCGGCGTGGGCGAATGCGTTTACGGACTGGGGGAGCGGTTCACGGCGTTCGTGAAAAACGGGCAGGTGGTGGAGAACGATAACAAGGACGGCGGCACGGCGTCGGAGCAGGCGTACAAGTCGGTGCCGTTCTACATGACGAATCGCGGCTACGGCGTGCTCGTGAACAGCACGGGGCCGGTGTCGTTCGAGGTGGCGTCAGAAAAAGTGGCGCGCGTGCAGTTCAGCCAGCCGGGAGAATCGCTGGAATATTTTCTGATCTACGGGCCGACGCCGAAGGAGATTTTGCGGAAACTCACGGCTTTGACGGGGCGTCCGGCGCTGCCCCCTGCGTGGACGTTTGGCCTGTGGCTGACGACGTCGTTCACGACGAGTTATGACGAAGCGACGTGCGTGAGTTTCATCGAAGGGATGAAGTCGCGCGATCTGCCGCTGAGCGTTTTCCACTTCGACTGCTTCTGGATGCGGGAGTTCGACTGGTGCAACTTCCAGTGGGACCCGCGCACGTTTCCCGATCCAGCCGGCATGTTGAAACGGCTGCACGAGCGCGGGCTGAAAATTTCGTTGTGGATAAATCCCTACATCGGCCAGCGCTCGGTGTTGTTCGAGGAAGGACGCAAGGGCGGTTTCTTCATCAAGAAAAAAGACGGCTCTGTGTGGCAGACGGATCTCTGGCAGCCGGGCATGGCGATCGTGGACTTCACGAATCCGGCGGCGTGCCAATGGTTCGGCGATCATCTGCGCCGTCTGGCCGCGATGGGTGTTGACAGTTTCAAGACGGATTTCGGCGAACGCATCCCGACCGAGGGAATCGTTTACCACGACGGCTCCGATCCGGTGGGGATGCATAATTTCTACCCGATCCTCTACAACGAGGTTGTCTTCAAAGTGCTCGAAGAGATTCGCGGCAAAGGTGAAGCGGCGTTGTTCGCGCGGTCGTCCTATGCGTCGGGGCAGCGTTTCCCGATCCACTGGGGCGGTGATTCGTGGTCTACGCTTGAGTCGATGGCGGAGAGCCTGCGCGGCGGGCTTTCGCTGAGCATGTGCGGCTTTGGTTATTGGAGCCACGACATCGGGGGCTTCGAGGGGCTTCCGCCGGCGGCCGTGTACAAGCGCTGGGTGGCGTTTGGCCTGATGTCGTCGCACAGCCGGTTGCACGGGAGCTCATCGTATCGCGTACCGTGGAATTATGACGACGATGCGTGCGACGTGCTGCGCTTCTTCACAAAACTGAAATGCCGCCTCATGCCTTACCTGTACGCGGCGGCAGGGGAGGCGCATCGCGAAGGTATTCCGATGATGCGCCCGATGCAGCTGGAGTTCCCGCATGATCCCGCCTGCGACACGCTCGACCGCCAGTACATGCTCGGAGGCTCGTTGCTCGTCGCGCCAGTTTTCTCGGAGGACGGCTGGGTGGATTATTATCTGCCGGAAGGTCGCTGGACTCATCTGCTCTCCGGTGAAGTTCAAGAAGGCGGTCGCTGGCGGCGCGCTCAACACGGGTTCCTTAGTCTCGGGCTGTTTGTCCGCGACAACACGGTGCTGGCGCTCGGCGCGACTGATGCGCGTCCGGACTACGACTATGCGGACGATGTGACGATCCACGCTTACGAACTGGCCGATGGCTCGGAGGCCAGCTGCCGTGTAACGGACCTGAAAGGCGCCGAGCGCGCGGAAATAAAAGTCCGCCGCGAAGGTAATCGCTACGAGGCTAACGTGGTCTCTGGGCAGATCGGACGCTGGTCGCTGGCTGTGGGTGGATCGTTTGCGAACGCTGCGCAGCCTGCTGTCTCGTCTAAACGTGTCGTGGCAAACGGCCGCTCGGCGGTGATCGCGTCGTAA
- a CDS encoding LacI family DNA-binding transcriptional regulator — protein sequence MPRPAKRKAIRAATLADVGREAGVSAMAASAVLNGARTSSRISPETRERILAAATKLRYRPNAAARALAERKMNTIGVATVFDESGDLNHYFLEVFNGVLEAAAHHNQNTTVFTLHDWEQDFGRLNGFCDGRIDGLILVAPIISNETAKHLPEHTPFVALHANVPIPGVLNIESDEENGAYEIVRHLIAKGHRRILHLAGQSGLLGAERRLNGYRRALVSARIPFDASLVVEAGFSASIGRRAITDWLKGNQNKPLPDAIFCASDPMAVGCLEALSEAGVRVPEDVSVTGFDDSLAARTTRPQLTTVRQPLRVMGMKAVESLLTRIQQHQGQADHTEPKSIVFPVELVERASVRNLKAK from the coding sequence ATGCCTCGTCCTGCCAAACGAAAAGCCATCCGCGCCGCCACGCTCGCCGACGTCGGTCGCGAAGCAGGGGTTTCCGCGATGGCGGCCTCGGCAGTGCTCAATGGCGCCCGCACTTCCTCGCGCATTTCGCCGGAAACCCGGGAGCGTATCCTGGCAGCGGCGACGAAACTCCGCTACCGGCCCAACGCCGCAGCACGCGCGCTCGCCGAGCGCAAGATGAACACCATCGGTGTCGCCACGGTGTTCGACGAGAGCGGCGATCTGAATCACTACTTCCTCGAAGTCTTTAACGGCGTCCTCGAAGCCGCCGCGCACCATAATCAAAACACCACTGTGTTCACGCTCCACGACTGGGAGCAGGATTTCGGGCGCTTGAACGGCTTTTGCGACGGCCGCATCGACGGACTTATTCTTGTCGCGCCGATCATCAGCAATGAAACGGCGAAACACCTGCCCGAGCACACACCGTTCGTCGCGCTCCACGCCAACGTCCCGATTCCGGGCGTGCTCAACATCGAGAGCGACGAAGAAAACGGGGCGTACGAAATTGTCCGCCATCTGATCGCGAAGGGACACCGCCGCATTCTTCACCTCGCCGGTCAGAGCGGCCTGCTCGGCGCGGAACGGCGGCTTAATGGCTATCGCCGCGCCCTCGTTTCGGCGCGCATCCCCTTCGATGCGTCGCTCGTGGTCGAAGCCGGTTTCAGTGCCAGCATCGGCCGCCGCGCGATCACCGACTGGCTGAAGGGAAATCAGAACAAACCTCTGCCCGACGCGATTTTTTGCGCCAGCGATCCCATGGCTGTCGGATGTCTCGAAGCGCTTTCGGAAGCGGGTGTCCGCGTGCCCGAGGATGTTTCCGTGACCGGCTTTGACGACAGCCTCGCGGCCCGCACGACCAGGCCGCAGCTGACCACCGTGCGTCAGCCACTCCGCGTCATGGGTATGAAAGCCGTCGAGTCTTTGCTCACACGCATCCAGCAGCACCAAGGTCAGGCCGATCACACCGAGCCGAAGTCCATCGTGTTTCCGGTTGAGCTGGTCGAGCGCGCTTCAGTCCGGAATTTGAAAGCGAAATAA